From one Mya arenaria isolate MELC-2E11 chromosome 4, ASM2691426v1 genomic stretch:
- the LOC128230467 gene encoding low-density lipoprotein receptor-related protein 6-like — translation MGSLLILLLFYGLITATRGDPQLLLANRKDIRLVNITGHGKPNVSVILNHLDDALAVDFLYTEGYVFWTDINLEMIKRAVINRTQQTTRGIITTGVVSPDGLACDWVSKKLYWTDAETNRIEVSDLDGKFRKVLFWQRLDQPRALALDPYHGYMFWTDWGESPKIERAGMDGTLTSRTVIVDDNIYWPNGLTLDYEELRIYWADAKLNYIHSCTYEGRDRRVIAMKEGKDDPSLPHPFAITLFKNELFWTDWSTKSIHTCDKITGIEGRKILSDIHSPMDIIVYDAERQKPGYNPCADNNGGCSHLCLLSPVLLTADKPNYSCACPTGVRLLDDGKTCADGAQQMLLLARRTDIRMISLDMQDFTDIVLQLDNVKHSIAIDYDPVDGYVYWTDDEVRAIRRAFLNGTGQETIVDKEVDHPDGIAIDWIGRNIYWTDTGTDRIEVARLNGTSRKILISENLDEPRALCLDPERGYIWWTDWGEEPKIERAFLDGTNRSIVINTNLSWPNGIVVDYKEDKIYWCDAKTDVIEVANMDGSGRRVLVKDNLPHLFGFSLLGDYLYWTEWQRRSVERVNKRTGGNRTLIIDQLPDLMGLKATNVKTVTGTNDCADNNGHCSHLCLYTPNGAQCACPMGLELINQGKKCIVPEAFLLFTQEEDIKRMSLSTSTAHRVVPIPLKGIKKVLSIDFDIGDNRIYWTDGGSMSISRAFMNGSSMETIIDFDIAGPEGMAVDWLAHNIYWADSETNRIQVARLNGSSRRVLVWEDLIHPSALVLDPPNGYMYWSDWAQPPKLERAWLDGSHREVIISDVGRVAGLTIDYAQKRLYWADFDKRTIESSEMDGSNRTTLPVSDINKPMALTQYQDFLYWTDWELQTIEKANKTSGQNKTVVQYVDSVTDLLIFHHSRQSGWNNCMYNNGDCPYLCLALPEDGNQTQRHQCACPTHFTLNNKTCVPPKSFLLFSLRSDISRLMVPDEGEEASPDVILPIKGLGKLKSIDYDPVKEYVYWIGGKSKSIKRAKVDGSDEQVVIRKNDDNDIRPFDLAIDPFSRVLFYSCIVNNMINFTHLYAERGGVVVSGGNYRPRNLALNPWTGHLYWANLGIGGPSTIVRSLFDGTEALSLFHSGVSRPGPIAVDPHENLLFWADLEAEVIECSDLSGGNRRVLLSGKMSGNLQTVLGIAVYDKYLYWVDKDKKLIGRMNKKTGKEVTFVQGRVPNLSDIHAAIHIEVDELKKHPCFKNNGNCSHICIAKTNEKAQCSCPNNLVLKNDERSCAEKTTCSTAQFTCTSSECIPKQWLCDGSDDCSDGSDEKDCPVCGPSLYQCEDKKCIPETQVCDGKFQCTNEDDEKGCCVKESQIQCASGNNCYEKSGRCDGKSDCDDNSDEAGCPNGPTTHTAQNSLSAYVIVAIVVGVFALIVIGAVVFACRRKSPEPQFEMHPDIVPLKPITVGETPNNSIKTKRSKKHERKPLIPTTLSLGSETAYDRNHVTGASSSSSAVTQYPKETLNPPPSPVTDRSVCAGEFYDYTTNSPLIHSYKKHRRRHGHVPPPPTTPCSTDVCEDSEPYFRHNRKSRNNRNKFYNISVPEMAYDSDPYPPPPTPRSHYFSDDVTSCPDSPTTERSYFNPYPPPPSPVAGSLVNSDC, via the exons gagaTCCGCAGCTCCTTTTGGCAAACAGGAAAGATATTCGACTCGTCAACATTACCGGCCATGGTAAACCAAATGTCTCCGTGATTTTGAACCACCTTGACGATGCACTGGCAGTCGACTTTCTGTACACCGAGGGCTACGTGTTTTGGACCGACATCAACCTGGAAATGATCAAGCGTGCCGTCATCAATCGCACGCAACAGACAACAAGGGGAATTATTACCACCGGAGTTGTGTCCCCTGACGGTCTTGCGTGCGATTGGGTGAGCAAGAAGTTGTACTGGACGGATGCAGAAACGAACCGGATCGAAGTCAGTGACCTTGATGGCAAGTTCCGGAAAGTCCTCTTCTGGCAGCGACTTGATCAACCAAGGGCATTAGCGTTGGATCCCTATCATGG cTACATGTTCTGGACAGACTGGGGTGAAAGTCCAAAAATAGAACGAGCAGGAATGGACGGAACACTTACCTCTCGAACAGTGATTGTTGACGACAATATCTACTGGCCGAACGGACTAACACTTGATTACGAAGAACTACGAATATACTGGGCTGACGCGAAGCTAAATTACATCCATAGCTGTACGTACGAAGGTCGGGACCGGCGTGTAATTGCAATGAAAGAAGGCAAAGATGATCCATCGTTACCACATCCGTTCGCCATTacgttgtttaaaaatgaactcTTTTGGACCGACTGGTCAACAAAATCGATACATACGTGCGATAAAATAACCGGAATCGAAGGTCGAAAGATACTATCAGACATTCATTCCCCAATGGATATAATTGTATACGACGCCGAACGACAAAAACCAG GTTACAACCCTTGCGCGGACAACAACGGGGGCTGTTCCCACTTGTGCCTCCTGTCACCAGTGCTTCTTACAGCAGACAAGCCTAACTACTCATGCGCGTGTCCGACCGGTGTACGTTTGCTGGATGATGGAAAGACCTGTGCCGATG GCGCCCAACAGATGTTATTACTCGCAAGACGAACGGACATCCGGATGATATCGCTGGACATGCAAGACTTTACAGACATCGTCTTGCAGCTGGACAATGTGAAACACTCCATCGCCATCGATTATGATCCGGTAGATGGATATGTTTACTGGACAGACGATGAGGTTAGAGCAATTCGTCGGGCGTTTCTGAACGGCACAG gTCAAGAAACAATAGTTGATAAAGAAGTGGACCATCCGGACGGGATAGCTATTGATTGGATCGGTCGGAATATTTACTGGACGGATACCGGAACGGATCGAATCGAGGTTGCACGCCTTAACGGAACTTCACGGAAAATTCTGATCTCAGAAAACCTTGACGAGCCTCGTGCACTATGTCTTGATCCGGAAAGAGG GTACATTTGGTGGACAGACTGGGGAGAAGAACCCAAAATCGAGCGGGCATTTCTGGATGGCACGAATCGCTCCATCGTTATTAACACCAACCTATCTTGGCCAAATGGCATTGTGGTCGATTACAAGGAAGATAAGATTTACTGGTGCGATGCAAAGACTGACGTGATTGAGGTCGCTAACATGGACGGGAGTGGGCGGAGAGTTTTAGTCAAAGATAATCTACCTCATTTATTTGGATTTAGCTTGTTAG GTGACTACTTGTATTGGACAGAGTGGCAGCGTCGATCGGTTGAGAGGGTAAACAAACGTACAGGGGGTAACAGAACACTGATAATCGACCAACTTCCCGACCTCATGGGGCTCAAGGCAACCAATGTGAAAACTGTGACAG GTACAAATGACTGTGCAGACAACAATGGCCACTGCAGTCATCTGTGTCTATACACACCCAATGGCGCGCAATGCGCCTGCCCGATGGGGCTCGAACTTATCAACCAGGGGAAAAAATGTATCGTCCCCGAGGCTTTTCTGCTCTTCACACAGGAGGAGGACATTAAGCGCATGTCGTTGTCGACATCGACAGCTCACCGAGTTGTGCCGATTCCGCTTAAGGGGATCAAGAAAGTTTTGTCGATCGATTTTGATATCGGGGATAACAGGATTTACTGGACTGATGGAGGCTCTATG tcAATCAGTCGAGCCTTCATGAATGGCAGCTCGATGGAAACGATCATAGACTTCGACATCGCAGGACCGGAAGGTATGGCTGTAGACTGGCTTGCACACAACATCTATTGGGCAGACTCTGAGACGAACAGGATCCAGGTGGCTAGACTAAATGGGTCGTCTAGACGTGTGCTCGTCTGGGAAGACCTTATTCATCCCTCGGCACTCGTGCTAGACCCACCCAATGG GTACATGTACTGGAGTGATTGGGCCCAGCCCCCAAAACTAGAGAGGGCGTGGCTGGATGGTTCCCATCGGGAGGTTATCATCAGTGATGTTGGCCGAGTGGCTGGACTTACCATCGATTATGCGCAAAAACGGCTCTACTGGGCGGACTTTGACAAAAGGACTATAGAGTCTTCAGAAATGGATG GAAGCAATAGAACAACACTCCCTGTCTCGGACATCAACAaacccatggccctcacacaATACCAGGACTTCTTGTACTGGACGGACTGGGAACTGCAGACAATCGAGAAGGCCAACAAGACGTCAGGCCAGAACAAGACTGTTGTACAGTATGTGGACAGCGTCACTGATCTGCTCATCTTTCATCACAGCAGACAGTCAG gTTGGAATAACTGTATGTATAACAACGGGGACTGTCCATACTTGTGCCTGGCGCTGCCTGAGGATGGGAACCAGACGCAGCGTCACCAATGTGCCTGCCCCACCCACTTCACCTTAAACAACAAAACGTGCGTTCCCCCAAAATCGTTCCTACTCTTCAGTCTGAGGTCCGATATAAGTCGACTTATGGTCCCAGATGAAGGGGAGGAAGCCTCGCCCGATGTGATATTACCGATTAAAGGGTTGGGGAAATTGAAGTCGATCGATTATGATCCTGTGAAGGAATATGTGTACTGGATTGGGGGAAAGTCGAAATCGATAAAACGAGCTAAGGTGGACGGAAGTGAT gaacAGGTCGTGATCAGAAAGAATGACGATAACGACATTCGACCGTTTGACCTTGCTATTGACCCATTCTCGCGCGTACTTTTCTACTCGTGCATAGTAAACAACATGATCAACTTCACGCACCTGTATGCAGAGAGGGGTGGGGTCGTGGTCTCTGGGGGTAACTATAGACCGCGGAACCTGGCCCTCAACCCTTGGACAGG gCACTTGTACTGGGCAAACCTTGGAATAGGAGGCCCCTCTACAATTGTTCGGTCCCTGTTTGATGGCACAGAGGCTCTGTCCCTCTTCCATTCAGGGGTATCAAGGCCAGGCCCAATTGCTGTCGACCCACATGAAAACCTGCTATTTTGGGCCGACCTTGAGGCAGAAGTCATTGAGTGCAGTGACCTTTCCGGAGGAAATCGACGGGTGTTGTTAAGCGGAAAGATGTCGGGTAATCTACAGACAGTGTTGGGAATAGCCGTGTATGATAAGTACCTGTACTGGGTTGATAAGGACAAGAAACTAATAGGTAGAATGAATAAGAAAACGGGTAAAGAAGTGACGTTTGTTCAAGGACGTGTTCCGAATTTGAGTGATATTCATGCGGCAATTCACATTGAAGTCGATGAACTAAAGAAGCAtccatgtttcaaaaacaatggaaactgtTCTCATATCTGTATAGCCAAAACGAACGAAAAAGCCCAGTGCTCGTGTCCAAATAATTtagtgttaaaaaatgatgagCGTTCGTGTGCGGAAAAGACTACATGCTCTACGGCTCAGTTTACGTGCACATCGTCTGAGTGTATTCCAAAACAATGGCTCTGTGATGGATCTGATGATTGTTCCGATGGCTCGGATGAAAAAGACTGTCCCGTATGTGGGCCATCTCTGTATCAGTGTGAGGATAAAAAGTGTATTCCGGAAACACAAGTGTGTGACGGAAAATTTCAATGTACAAATGAGGATGATGAAAAGGGGTGTTGCGTTAAAGAATCACAGATTCAGTGTGCTTCGGGGAATAATTGTTACGAGAAATCAGGAAGGTGTGATGGAAAATCGGATTGCGACGATAATTCTGACGAGGCTGGGTGCCCAAATGGCCCCACCACACATACAGCCCAGAATTCGCTGTCTGCTTACGTCATTGTTGCAATTGTCGTGGGAGTTTTTGCACTCATTGTGATAGGTGCCGTAGTATTTGCGTGTCGGCGAAAGTCGCCAGAACCTCAGTTTGAAATGCACCCCGATATTGTACCTCTCAAACCGATTACTGTTGGTGAAACGCCAAATAATTCAATCAAAACGAAACGAAGCAAGAAACATGAACGAAAACCTTTAATACCAACAACATTATCACTAGGTTCAGAAACTGCATATGACAGAAATCATGTGACTGGTGCTTCCTCAAGTAGTTCTGCAGTGACACAATACCCCAAAGAAACGTTGAATCCACCCCCAAGTCCTGTAACGGACAGGTCAGTGTGCGCGGGGGAGTTTTATGACTACACAACCAATAGTCCATTGATTCATTCATACAAAAAGCACCGTCGACGGCACGGTCATGTTCCCCCGCCCCCCACAACGCCCTGCAGCACAGATGTCTGTGAGGACAGTGAACCATATTTCAGACATAATCGCAAAAGTCGTAATAATCGCAACAAGTTCTACAACATCTCTGTTCCAGAGATGGCTTATGACTCAGACCCCTACCCCCCTCCCCCAACCCCAAGGAGTCATTATTTTTCAGATGACGTTACGAGTTGCCCTGATTCGCCCACCACAGAGAGAAGTTATTTCAACCCCTACcctccaccaccatcaccagTGGCGGGCTCTCTTGTAAACTCAGACTGTTAA